The DNA sequence TCGGGGCTTAATAATATCTTAACTATTGAAGATATAACAAATAATAAAAAAGAATATGAAGAAGTTTTAGAATCCTTATTAGGAAATACAGTTTTAAGACTTGAAGATAATTATATAATGTCTTCTAAAATTTATGAAGATGCTAAATCTAGATTAATTAAATATCTAGAGGAAAATAAAGAAATAACTTTAGGAGATTATAGAGATCTAGTTAACTCAAGTAGAAAAAATTGTATGATAATCCTTGAAGATTTTGATAGAAATAAAATAACAAAGAGAATAGAAAACAAAAGAGTATTATTTTAATTAGAAAAAAGGTGTATAGATATCTATACACCTCTTTATTTTTAATTTTTTATAGTAAAGTTTGAGTCTATAAGTTTAAAAGAATCTTTTAACCCTGGAGTTAAATATATTTCTTTATTCTTAGTAATAAAAATAGCTTCTGTATTAGGAAGAGACTCTATCAACTTAAGACCTTCTTTTGTACCAAGTGAAAAAGCTGTTGTTGAAAGTGCATCGCAATTCATTGAGTTATTTGAAATTATTGTTACACTGCTAAGTTCATTTTCTACAGGATAGCCTGTTTTAGGGCTTAGAATATGATGATATATTTTTCCGTCTTTTTCTATATATCTTTCGTATATTCCAGATGTAACTATTGAATTATTTGTTGTAGCTAAGCTTCCTATTGAATTACCTCTAGATTTTGTTGGGTCTTGAATTCCAATATTAAACTTATTTTTAGCATCTTTTGTTCCTAATGTATAGATATTACCGCCAAGATTTACTATTGCACCTTCTAGTTTTTGAGTTTCTAGATATGATATAACTTTATCAGCGGCATATCCCTTTGCAATACCACCTAAATCTATTTTTGATCCTTTATGTTTTAACATAACACTATTATTTTTTTCATCTAACAATATATTTTTATAGTTTATTGTAGGTAAAACTGAATTAATTTCTTCTTGAGAAGGAACCCT is a window from the Paraclostridium sordellii genome containing:
- a CDS encoding FAD:protein FMN transferase; this encodes MKNKKLKFSIAIIALIVISTFFIINRKINTYSKTMYYLGTVNEVTLYTKLDEKKANKVLSKCEDIVKDVDNKMNPSTVSSDISKINKNAGKSFTKVSKDTFNVIKTSLHFSDLSHGSFDVSIGSLVQLWNIGNDKARVPSQEEINSVLPTINYKNILLDEKNNSVMLKHKGSKIDLGGIAKGYAADKVISYLETQKLEGAIVNLGGNIYTLGTKDAKNKFNIGIQDPTKSRGNSIGSLATTNNSIVTSGIYERYIEKDGKIYHHILSPKTGYPVENELSSVTIISNNSMNCDALSTTAFSLGTKEGLKLIESLPNTEAIFITKNKEIYLTPGLKDSFKLIDSNFTIKN